One window of Thermacetogenium phaeum DSM 12270 genomic DNA carries:
- a CDS encoding M20/M25/M40 family metallo-hydrolase encodes MMMCDSANINEERLAQEFIRIAEIPSPSYRERDLADYLKGRLQKLGLDVEEDDAAEKIGGNCGNLLARLPGEERYPALLFCSHLDTVTPAEGVKVILENGVFRSRGDTVLGGDDKAGIAALLEFLDMLRESSHPHGTLEILFTVGEEQGLLGSRNFDCSRLKARFGYVLDSSGKPGAIVTAAPAQNVFHVTVRGKAAHAGFEPEKGVNAIKIASEVIARLQLGRIDAETTVNIGVIKGGKATNIVPDAVFIQGEARSLDRKKLEALTAEIVAEFESVSKFPGARGEVRVTREYPEYRLAPEQPVVQFASQAISRAGLEVRLETSGGGSDANIFNAIPGLAVANLAVGMQQAHTTEEYLELEDLVAVVRILWEMLKLSTEGEGSAFDFLEKG; translated from the coding sequence ATGATGATGTGTGATTCTGCGAATATCAATGAAGAGAGGCTGGCGCAGGAATTTATTAGAATTGCGGAGATCCCTTCACCCTCGTACAGGGAACGGGATCTCGCAGATTATCTGAAAGGGCGGCTGCAGAAGCTGGGCCTTGATGTCGAAGAGGATGATGCGGCGGAAAAGATCGGCGGCAATTGTGGGAATTTGCTGGCACGCCTGCCAGGGGAGGAGCGGTATCCGGCCCTTCTTTTTTGTTCCCATCTGGATACGGTAACTCCTGCAGAAGGGGTTAAAGTAATCCTCGAGAACGGCGTTTTTCGCAGCCGCGGGGATACCGTTCTGGGAGGGGACGATAAGGCGGGGATCGCTGCGCTCCTGGAGTTTTTGGATATGCTGAGGGAGAGTTCTCACCCCCACGGCACTCTGGAAATACTCTTTACAGTTGGAGAGGAACAAGGCCTCCTGGGAAGCAGGAACTTTGACTGCAGCCGATTGAAGGCGCGGTTCGGCTACGTTTTGGACTCCAGCGGCAAGCCGGGAGCGATCGTCACGGCCGCCCCGGCACAGAACGTCTTCCATGTAACCGTGAGGGGAAAAGCCGCCCATGCAGGTTTCGAGCCGGAAAAAGGTGTAAATGCCATTAAAATCGCCAGTGAGGTAATCGCCCGCTTGCAGCTGGGAAGGATCGACGCGGAAACGACGGTCAATATCGGGGTTATTAAGGGGGGCAAGGCCACCAATATCGTCCCTGATGCCGTTTTCATCCAGGGGGAGGCCAGAAGCCTGGATCGAAAAAAGCTGGAGGCTTTAACGGCGGAAATCGTGGCCGAATTCGAAAGCGTATCGAAGTTCCCTGGGGCCAGAGGTGAGGTGCGCGTCACCAGGGAGTATCCGGAATACCGGTTAGCTCCGGAGCAGCCGGTGGTGCAGTTCGCTTCCCAAGCCATTTCCCGGGCCGGTCTTGAAGTGCGGCTGGAAACGAGCGGGGGAGGGAGTGACGCCAACATCTTCAACGCCATCCCCGGACTTGCGGTGGCCAATCTGGCCGTGGGAATGCAACAGGCACACACCACCGAAGAGTACCTGGAGCTGGAGGATTTGGTCGCCGTTGTGCGCATCCTCTGGGAGATGCTCAAGTTGAGCACCGAAGGGGAGGGGTCGGCCTTTGATTTTCTGGAAAAAGGGTAG
- a CDS encoding glycosyltransferase family 2 protein: MLIPAYNEEESIGRTVRAVIKAPGVRQVLVVDDGSQDDTASRAADAGAEVLRLPYNVGKGGALNKGVPYLSQPVVALLDGDLGESARELEVLARPVLEGEADLTIATFPPVKNPGGFGLVKGLAGGGIRLLTGLRLTAPLSGQRVMRREVLQAVVPFASGYGVEVAMTVRAALRGFRILEVPTMMTHRHTGRDWAGFCHRGRQFWHVFLVLAGIFMSKVLRKEV; the protein is encoded by the coding sequence GTGTTAATTCCTGCCTATAATGAAGAAGAGTCTATCGGGAGGACGGTTAGAGCGGTAATTAAAGCACCTGGGGTGCGGCAGGTGCTGGTGGTTGATGACGGGTCCCAAGATGATACCGCTTCCCGGGCCGCCGATGCCGGTGCCGAAGTGCTGCGTCTTCCCTATAACGTTGGAAAGGGAGGTGCCCTTAACAAGGGGGTGCCCTACCTGAGTCAGCCTGTTGTCGCCCTGCTCGATGGAGACCTGGGCGAAAGCGCCAGGGAATTGGAGGTTTTGGCCCGGCCGGTCCTGGAGGGGGAGGCGGATCTGACCATTGCTACCTTCCCTCCGGTTAAAAACCCAGGCGGCTTTGGGCTGGTGAAGGGGTTGGCAGGTGGTGGTATCAGGTTATTGACGGGCCTGCGTCTGACGGCACCGCTGTCAGGCCAGCGGGTAATGCGGCGGGAGGTGCTTCAAGCCGTCGTTCCCTTTGCCTCTGGTTACGGGGTTGAGGTGGCGATGACGGTGCGGGCGGCGCTTCGCGGCTTCCGCATTCTGGAGGTTCCTACAATGATGACACACCGTCACACCGGGAGAGATTGGGCGGGGTTTTGCCATCGCGGAAGGCAGTTTTGGCATGTTTTCTTGGTGCTGGCGGGTATCTTTATGAGTAAGGTGTTGCGGAAAGAGGTGTGA
- a CDS encoding NUDIX domain-containing protein, translating to MNKDPEARLKERHLSSERVYDGSFIKVRVDTVWLPDGERAKREVVEHPGAVAILPLTERKEVVMVRQYRHATGEVLLELPAGKREGDEEPLACARRELEEETGLTASQWRVLFSFYTSPGFCDELIYLVLAKGLSQGEAHPDSGEFIDTVTVPVDEAKRMVFSGEIKDAKTAIGILALEAMGEV from the coding sequence ATGAATAAAGACCCTGAAGCCAGGCTCAAAGAGAGGCACCTTTCTAGTGAACGGGTTTATGATGGGAGCTTCATCAAAGTCCGGGTGGATACTGTGTGGCTGCCGGATGGGGAAAGGGCGAAGAGAGAGGTGGTCGAACACCCCGGTGCCGTAGCCATCCTCCCTCTGACCGAGCGGAAAGAGGTCGTAATGGTGCGGCAGTACAGACATGCTACCGGTGAAGTGCTGCTGGAACTTCCCGCCGGAAAGAGGGAAGGGGATGAAGAACCGCTGGCCTGTGCCAGAAGGGAACTGGAGGAGGAAACAGGGCTTACTGCTTCTCAGTGGCGGGTTCTCTTTTCTTTTTACACATCCCCCGGTTTCTGCGATGAACTGATCTATCTGGTGCTCGCCAAAGGGCTGTCCCAGGGGGAGGCCCATCCGGATAGTGGAGAATTCATTGATACCGTCACAGTTCCGGTGGACGAGGCCAAGAGAATGGTTTTTTCCGGAGAGATCAAGGACGCCAAGACCGCCATTGGGATTCTTGCTCTCGAGGCAATGGGGGAGGTATAG
- a CDS encoding glycosyl transferase family protein, translating into MELLIGGGLGWLLTLLLLPFFLRFLQENGSACLNYRGHLIPVGTGLVFVFVYLLEAFLLFRWHATPKVAFFLLGMIFFAFLGFIDDLLGSRGSKGLRGHFGALFRGRLTTGTLKALGGGVAALLVAAGSLAGRPLWENITAAVLIALTANTINLLDLRPGRAVKVSLLWFLILLVGFRGDSDLLLLAPLAGGLCAYAPCDLRGKAMLGDTGSNLIGAGLGMVTAWVLPFSTQLLVVAILILLHLFTEKYSLTEIVERNRFLRFLDRLGRRGEEAKGGNDDV; encoded by the coding sequence TTGGAACTTCTCATCGGGGGTGGATTGGGTTGGCTTCTAACCCTGCTGTTGCTCCCCTTTTTTTTGAGGTTCTTGCAGGAGAACGGATCTGCCTGCCTTAACTACCGCGGCCATCTCATTCCTGTGGGAACGGGTCTGGTTTTTGTTTTCGTTTATCTGCTTGAGGCCTTTCTTCTCTTCCGCTGGCATGCAACCCCGAAGGTTGCCTTCTTCCTGCTGGGGATGATTTTTTTTGCCTTTCTCGGGTTCATCGACGACCTGCTGGGGTCTCGCGGCAGTAAAGGGCTGAGAGGGCATTTCGGAGCCCTCTTCCGCGGGCGGCTGACAACAGGAACCCTGAAGGCCCTCGGTGGTGGTGTGGCTGCTCTGCTGGTTGCTGCCGGCAGTCTGGCCGGACGGCCGCTGTGGGAAAATATAACCGCTGCCGTATTGATAGCCCTGACGGCGAACACCATCAACCTTCTGGATTTGCGCCCGGGGAGGGCGGTCAAGGTTTCTCTGTTGTGGTTTTTAATTCTCCTGGTAGGTTTCAGGGGGGATAGCGATTTGCTTTTGCTTGCCCCTCTGGCAGGTGGTCTGTGCGCCTATGCTCCCTGCGACCTGCGGGGGAAGGCGATGCTCGGGGATACCGGTTCCAATCTGATCGGTGCAGGACTGGGGATGGTCACGGCCTGGGTGTTGCCGTTTTCCACCCAGCTGCTGGTTGTCGCCATCTTGATCCTGCTGCACCTGTTTACCGAGAAGTATTCCCTCACAGAGATTGTTGAGAGGAATCGCTTCCTGCGCTTCCTGGACCGCCTGGGAAGAAGGGGTGAAGAGGCAAAAGGAGGTAATGATGATGTGTGA
- a CDS encoding DUF3866 family protein — translation MIFWKKGRISRVLRSERDIQELLVECEGVPCRAWNYPLLTGEARVGDEVYLNTTAVQLGLGSGGYHFVIANLNRLPHFPEEPGHIMKLRYTPCQLKVLSVEEEASPHHGRIRDFSSLNGTPVIVGTLHSMLAPAVAGCLSEAKKGIRIAYVMTDGAALPLALSSTVRILKRKGMLAGTVTAGHAFGGDLESVNIYSGLIAAYTVFQADVIVVTMGPGIVGTGTNWGTTALEQGEIVNAVSVLGGQPVVIPRISFADPRPRHRGVSHHTLTALGKVALRQAVVVLPEMPAPQYELVEEQLALEGILSRHRVITVDGSPALKLLEQEGITVRSMGRTPAEDPAFFLAAGAAGRFAAGNL, via the coding sequence TTGATTTTCTGGAAAAAGGGTAGGATAAGCCGGGTTTTGCGCTCAGAACGGGACATTCAGGAGCTGTTGGTGGAGTGTGAGGGAGTGCCCTGCCGGGCCTGGAATTACCCTCTGCTGACCGGGGAAGCGAGGGTCGGGGATGAAGTCTATTTGAATACCACCGCCGTGCAGTTGGGGCTGGGGAGCGGCGGATATCATTTTGTTATCGCCAATTTGAACCGCCTCCCTCACTTCCCGGAGGAGCCCGGCCACATCATGAAGCTGCGCTACACCCCTTGCCAGCTTAAGGTGTTGAGCGTCGAGGAGGAAGCCAGTCCGCATCATGGGCGGATCAGGGATTTTTCATCCTTAAATGGGACTCCGGTGATCGTCGGAACACTCCACAGCATGCTCGCCCCTGCTGTTGCCGGCTGCCTGTCAGAAGCGAAGAAAGGGATCCGAATTGCCTACGTCATGACCGACGGGGCCGCCCTTCCGCTGGCCCTCAGCAGTACGGTGCGCATCCTAAAAAGAAAGGGGATGTTGGCAGGTACCGTCACCGCCGGCCACGCCTTTGGAGGGGACCTGGAGAGTGTGAATATCTATTCCGGCTTGATAGCGGCATATACGGTTTTCCAAGCGGATGTGATTGTCGTTACCATGGGGCCGGGAATTGTAGGGACGGGGACGAATTGGGGGACGACGGCGCTGGAACAGGGGGAGATTGTTAATGCCGTCAGCGTTCTCGGAGGGCAACCGGTGGTTATCCCCAGGATCAGCTTTGCCGACCCCCGCCCGCGGCACCGAGGGGTAAGCCATCACACCCTGACCGCGCTGGGAAAAGTCGCCCTCAGGCAGGCTGTCGTTGTTCTTCCCGAGATGCCAGCCCCTCAGTACGAGCTGGTCGAGGAGCAGCTGGCGTTGGAAGGCATCCTTTCCCGGCACCGGGTGATCACGGTTGACGGCAGCCCCGCCCTCAAGCTTTTAGAACAGGAAGGCATTACCGTACGCAGCATGGGAAGAACCCCTGCGGAGGACCCTGCCTTTTTTCTCGCCGCAGGAGCTGCAGGCCGGTTTGCAGCTGGAAATCTTTAA